The DNA segment GGAAGTGATTTATCCACTGATTTTTACTGTTTCCAGAATTTTGGGGAATAATCGACCATAGTGAAATTTATAGATTCTGGATATTAATCAATGCATCCTTATACAACCAAAGAGGCTTTGCTCTAGGCGCTATCAGTGGCCAGCGTACCTATTATGAAGTTATGGCAAACGCGTCACACAAAGCCAAGTTTTAACTCCGCAGTACACTCAATTGTAGAGCTCTGACCTAGTTAGTCCATAGCCAACAATCGCCTTCGGAGAACGTCAAGGAAGTTACTGGCAAGGTAGCCAGGTATCAGCATCTATTAAATCATATTAAACGAACATTAAAAACTTGTTATCTAGTAACGTGGGAAGGCCATTTTTACTGAGTAGCTTTCTGTGTCAAAGACAGTAAAAGGCTTGGGTTTGCTGTGGGAATCAAGGAGAGCCGGACACAGCTAGTCCGAATACGTGAGGATCGCAGTCAACCGTAGCTTTTCAACTTTCATAAAATTATGCGTAGCTATGCAAAACCGCGTTTTGCAAATTGTTCACTCTGTCGAAACGGCCGCAAAAAGCAACTATGAGACTTCTCTTGATTTTCTGGGTTTAACTGCGAGGAATTAGGCTTTCCCGTATGACGAAAGCAGACACTAACAGACAAGCATCGAGACTTAGTTGGTTTTTGCCTAATCCCAACCGATAAGCTCACGCAGAAGGTTATGCCGCTGATGCCAGATGACTTCGAGTGGCTGTGAAGCGGGGATGCCCGAAGATAAGAGACATGAAGCGGTTGCGGCTGACAATGGCGGCAGCGTAATGTTTCAGATTAAGGAAAGGGGAATTCGGAGGAAAGCGGCTACGCCTAGGTTGAAGGAGATTTTAAGAGGGATACTGCAGTAACCGAAAAGCAGCCAATAGAAGAGCACTTACAAAAAATCAGAGTAGCCTTTTTTCAAATTCTGCAAAGATACAAACTCTGATAAGAATTGGTTAAACTTAATCTCGGATCAAGGCGGTATAGAATTAGCCACGGCTTGGGCGTAGAAGTCTCATAAATATTCTGCTCGACCTCTAGGGCAGGGGCTTGTATGGGACACAACGTCAAAACGCGTCTAAAGCATTAATTCAATTCAGCTAGGCGGATTAAAAGAGCCGGTTGAGGCGGGCTACAAATACAATGAAGCCCTGTAATACGCTTGAAATAGCTAGGACAACAAAGCTTTCAAAGTGATTACCATGCTTTGCGATTCTTATCTTCTGGAGTGACATGCTTTAGACAAATCACATGCAATCACTGCAGCCGGCCTTCGGGTTAAGAGTCGTTAATTGGAATGATCATGCTTTTGCTCGACCGTGAGCACGACATTGCTCGCCAAGCTCCACGAGGGTACAGGTTGACTCACTAGCGACGTTGTGTAGATTGTGTTCCCGCTTCATAACCTCAATAACGTTGTTTATAAGCTCCTAAATTTGTGCAGCGACTTTGTTCTTCTTCCCGTTAGTAAGCATCGCTTAACCCGGATGTTGACCCAAGGATGCCAACAAAAGGCGAGACCTCACACTCGCCCCACCCGTCTGCGTCTCTCTGAGACGTGACATACGGGGAATTTCGCATCTGCAGAGGGAAAAGCTAGCCAGTACGGGTAGGCTTTGCTTCCGCGGTCGCTGTTGAGCCCCACTCCAGTCATCCAATCGAGCTAGCAAAGGCCACCACCGCTCCAATGATCTTCTATTTCATCGCCTGACTGGTAGCCAATTACAAGCGTCTAGACCGAATAGTTCAGAGGCTTCTACTGTAGCCGATCAGCCAGTGAAAACCACTGGCGCAACCAGCTTTTAGACATACCCAACACTAAGACTATACCGAAAGACGGGCTCCCCTGCCGAAGCAGAAAATCGATTATCTAGCAAGGGACTTGGCGGAATGGGCGATACTGGGATCGAACCAGTGACAATCTCCTTGTAAGGGAGGTGCTCTACCGCTGAGCTAATCGCCCCCAAATTCATCCTGCCCGACTGAATACAACCAACTCAGGTAAAACCAGCCTAGCTATCCATCAACTCTATCAGCCTAAAACCGCGCGCGCAGCTATGCTGCAAATCTTTAGATATTCTTATCTGGCTTTGGTCTGATTCGAGCAACCGACTCAAATCTAAGTCTGACTGCTATTGCAACATTCAATACTTGCAGGTTACAAGTTTCGTTAATTCTGGTCACAGGCACATTGCTGCATTCAATTTTACTGGGACTCTGGCCAGTTTCTCTAATGAATTTGCTGATGACCAATCTTCTTGGCTTTATGGTCCATGACTTAAGACTGGTTTTTAACCAACGCCGTCGCTATCCTAAACAAGTTTGTTGTCTGGGGTCTTAATTCGATGCAGTAATCGAGATGGCTTAAAAACTTTAAAAAGTGACGAAATACAAACCTAAATCAGGTAATTCTACTTCTAATTTAACTTAAAATGAGCGGCTAGCAACATTTCATCTCAGGCAGCAATCCGTTGACCAACAGGTGATGCAGCAGCAGCAGCAACAAGAGAATAAAAGTAACTCTATGATCCCCCTATGTTTTTCTCTAACGCCAATGCTATTCAATATAATAGTCAAGATGGTGGCGCACCTGAAGAATTCTACACCCATATATAGTTAAAAATATCTTTTTTTCAAACTTATAATGGAAACAATTTAGCTGGCCATAACAATTGTGAGATATTTTAATTTTTTATAAAAAGAGTAAATAAATTAATTTCAAGTCTAAACATTCTTGTTATTAACTGTAAATTTAATAAATAAATTGTCGATAGTGGTTATTTAAAAGGTCATTAAGTTGCTTTTTATTCACAACGATCTCATACTTTCTAACAACAGAGCGCTGTAAATTACAATCATAGCCAAGTAGAACGTAGCACTTGCAATGTTCAGTGCCAAATTTTTAGGATTCCAAACTGAAGCAGGTAAAGCGCACAGCAGCGCGGATGGCTGGATCGATGAATACCATCAAGGCGTTCGTTACGGGCTCGCTGGTAAGGTGATAGCAGAAGACACCAGCCCATTTCAGCACATCACGGTGATTCGCAGCGAGCGCTATGGGCGAGGGCTCTTGCTCGATGGCTGCTGGATGACGGCAGAAGGACAAGAGCGCTACTACCACGAACCATTGGTTCATCCAGCCCTTTGTGGGGCAGTAAATGTGGAACGAGTATTAGTGGTCGGTGGCGGCGATGGTGGCACAGCGCGCGAATGCCTACGCCATCAAGATGTTAAACATCTGGACTTAGTGGAAATCGATGGTCGTGTTGTGGAATTAAGCCGCGAGCACCTCTCGAGCATTGGCAGCTTTGCCTGGAGCGATCCTCGCCTCCACCTTACAGTGAACGACGGAGTCCTATGGGTAGCTAATGCTCCAGCGGACAGCTACGACGTGGTGCTCGTGGATGGTTCAGATGCCGCAGGACCAGCAGAAGGATTGTTTAGTAAGCAATTCCTCGAGCATTGCCGCCGAATTCTCAGACCTGGAGGCATCTTCGCCACCCAAAGCGAGTCGCCGGAAGCCTTTCGGGCTGTTCACTGCGCCGTGGTGAACCTGTTGAGGGATATTTTTGACCACGCTGATCCTTTGTATGGCTGGGTGCCAATTTACCCAAGTGGTTGGTGGAGCTGGACATTCGCCGCTATGGAGAGTCCTAGATACCGAGAACCCAATGCCCAACGATCCAAAGCCATTGCTGATGCTTGCGACGTGTGGAGTCCCGGTTGGCAACGAGGAGCCTTTGCTGCTGTTCCAGCATTCATTGCAAGGCAACTGGACCAATGACCAAACTATTCAACACCGACGGGACTATTTACATGGGGTCTCAACGTGACCCCAAAGGTTGCTCTGTTGGCTTGTTCGGTGTGCCTTACGACGGTACGGCCTCGTTCCGCCCCGGTACCCGGTTCGGCCCGGCCGCTATTCGAGAAGTCAGCAACGGAATCGAGACATATTGTCCACAGCTCGATCGAGATCTCGATGATTTTTGCTTCGCAGACCTTGGGTCTGTGAATATCTCGTTTGGAGCCCCAGAACCCGTCATAGATACAGTTAAGCAGGCCACCGAAACAGTTCTTGATTTGGGTCTCAAACCCTTGATGCTGGGTGGTGAGCACTCAATCAGCTCCGGAGCCGTCGCGGCTATAGCGAGACGGCACCCAGATTTGGTGCTAATCCAATTAGATGCCCACGCTGATTTGCGCCATGAGTGGCTTGGCTCTCGTTACAGCCATGCATGTGCCATGCGCCGTTGCCTGGAAATCTTGCCCAGTGGCAACCTCTTTCAACTCGCCATCCGCAGTGGCACAAGAAAAGAATTTGAAGAGTTGCGAAGTAGCGGTCGCTTCACACGGACTGCAGAAGATCTGCGCCAGAGGCTTGCCCCCTTCCACGGCAATCCGATCTACATCACTGTCGATTTGGACTGGTTCGACCCAGCTATAGCCCCGGGGACTGGGACTCCAGAACCGGGCGGTTGTTTTTGGTCTGATTTCGCAGACTGCGTTAGTCGACTCCGAGGGCATCGGTTAGTAGGAGCAGACGTGGTTGAACTTGCGCCTCATCTGGACAGCAGCGGTGTCAGTGCCCTGTTGGCTGCAAAAGTGACACGTAGTTTGCTAATGCTACTTGGAGCTAACAATTTAGCGGATACAATCGGAGCTTAGCACGCTGCTGTCTCAGATGCGTGAGCTTATTCGCAAGAAATAGACTGTTAAGCGCAGAAAGTATCAAATTAGCGTGAGAATTTGATAAAGCGACTTACCAGAACCGCCACCAGTTCTACAAGTCTTCCCTAGCTACACGCATAAATGCACCATAGGCCTCCCTGGTGGAACACAAATAGACCTGTTGGCATCATATGAATCCATGAACTATTAAGTGTTTTACCGTTTACTAACGATATCCAATGACTTTAACTTTACTACGGAAGTTGATAGGTAATAGGGTCCCAGCAACCAGCTCTAAAAACAATATCTTGCAATTTAGAGCAGAGACTGATACAGAGATACAAACACCAACTCAGAATCTGCAAGTACTTACGAAATCGCTTTAGTCAGCAACTGATCCGGCTCAAACCGACGCCAATCCATACCTCGAGACGACAAAGCATGCAACTGAGACAGCTGGAGCAAACATGTTGTGTAAATCAACGACAGATAACTAGATCAGTTACTTGGGCATTGATACGAAGCCGATGCAAGCAGCACCAACCTCCCAACAGCTGCCACGTAATATCAAATTAGGTGAGATAATCTCTCCTATTAGACCAGAGGATGGTCTCG comes from the Synechococcus sp. M16CYN genome and includes:
- the speE gene encoding polyamine aminopropyltransferase; its protein translation is MFSAKFLGFQTEAGKAHSSADGWIDEYHQGVRYGLAGKVIAEDTSPFQHITVIRSERYGRGLLLDGCWMTAEGQERYYHEPLVHPALCGAVNVERVLVVGGGDGGTARECLRHQDVKHLDLVEIDGRVVELSREHLSSIGSFAWSDPRLHLTVNDGVLWVANAPADSYDVVLVDGSDAAGPAEGLFSKQFLEHCRRILRPGGIFATQSESPEAFRAVHCAVVNLLRDIFDHADPLYGWVPIYPSGWWSWTFAAMESPRYREPNAQRSKAIADACDVWSPGWQRGAFAAVPAFIARQLDQ
- the speB gene encoding agmatinase, translated to MTKLFNTDGTIYMGSQRDPKGCSVGLFGVPYDGTASFRPGTRFGPAAIREVSNGIETYCPQLDRDLDDFCFADLGSVNISFGAPEPVIDTVKQATETVLDLGLKPLMLGGEHSISSGAVAAIARRHPDLVLIQLDAHADLRHEWLGSRYSHACAMRRCLEILPSGNLFQLAIRSGTRKEFEELRSSGRFTRTAEDLRQRLAPFHGNPIYITVDLDWFDPAIAPGTGTPEPGGCFWSDFADCVSRLRGHRLVGADVVELAPHLDSSGVSALLAAKVTRSLLMLLGANNLADTIGA